Genomic window (Candidatus Latescibacterota bacterium):
AACACTGAACTCGTATCCGTACTGCTCTTTCAGAATATCTTTTTTCTCCAGAAGTATCTCGGCCAGGCCCTGGCCTACCACTCCAAATCCGATAAACGCCAATTTCTGCATTGTTTCCTCCCAGCCTGAGCCGCCCGCGCCAGGCCATGAATAAGGGTTCCTTCCGTTCCTGTTTTATCTTCATCTGCAAAAATCCGAGATGGGAAGTATGCACTACGGGGCCCATATTGTCGATGAATGTTTTTGCAATATTTCGCCCGAAAATATACCATCTACTATAGAATCGGTGTTCCCACGTGGCTCAGAGCTCGGCTTCGATGAAAGGAAATAACATGAAACTGGCGCTTGTTCAGCACAAAGTAACAAAAGACAGGGACGAGAACCTTGCCCGAGGCCTTTTGGCGTTTGAAGAGGCTGCCAGCGCAGGGGCTTCAGTCGTCGCCTATCCAGAATTGTCATTCAGCTGGTTCCTTCCCCAGCACGCTGCCGAAGGCGACGTATCGGCACTTGCTGAGACGGTTCCGGGCCATACTACTGAAAGATTCTGCGAACTGGCTGGCCGTCTCGGAGTAGTCGCAGTTATCAACCTGTTCGAGAAAGATGGGAACAGAACCTTCGATACGACGGTAGTAATAGACTCCGACGGATCGATAAAAGGGATGAACAGGATGGTCCATGTCACCGATCTTCCCTGCTTCCTCGAGAAGGGATATTACACTCCGGGGGACCTCGGCGCCGGTGTCTTTGACACTTCAGCCGGCAGGATCGGTATCGCCATCTGTTACGACCGTCATTTCCCTGAATACATGAGAGCCCTCGGGCTCAAGGGAGCACAGCTGGTGATAGTCCCCCAGGCAGGGGCGATGGGTGAATGGCCCGCCGGACTATTTGAGGCGGAACTCCAGGTGGCTGCCTTTCACAACGGCTATTTCGCCGCTCTTTCCAATCGTGTCGGCAAGGAAGACTGCCTGACGTTCGGGGGTGAATCGTATGTAGCAGGGCCCGACGGCAGGGTGCTAGCGAGAGCACCAGAACTTGAAGAGATGATCCTCTACTGCGATATCGATTACGGAGAGCTCGACGGATGCAGCGCGAGAAAATACTTCATCCCGAGCCGCAGACCAGAGATCTACCCTGATCTTTAAGTCGGGCGGGCACGGCGATTTGCCCTTCGGCGAGTTTCGCAGCACAACGCCTTGCGCTGTGCGAGGACTGTTTGAGCAAGAAGGGCAAGATCACATGTCCTGGCGAGGACTGTCCGAGCAGGAGAACAAAACATCCCCCATACGAAAGAGGAGCCCTGGCACTCTTTCCGGGACTCCTCTTCGATATGGGAACTACTATGGTGGAATACCTGCTATCAATCCTTCTTGATCCGAACGTTTCCGTTGATCGTCCTTATCTTTATTGTATGTTCTCCGCCATCGACTTCGCCGGTGCCGTAGATATATTTCCTCTTCTGCCCCCACTTCCTCTTCCATTCCTTTGTCTCTTCTATCTGGATCGGGAAATCAGAGATGATCTCGCACTTTTTGCGGTAATTTTTTGTAAACGCGATCTCCACGTCGAAGTCTATCGAAAGTCCGGCTGGAAGAGTGACCTCTACATCCCCACCCATCGATTTGATCCGGACATCCCTTTTACCTTTGGCAGGATCGCCGACCATTCTCACCGTCACATCGCCACCCATCGTCGTTGCCACGACCCAACCATCTATACTGTGGATCTCGATGTCTCCACCCATTGTCTTTGCTTTGGCATACTTGCCGGCACTCTCGATCGTGATGTCACCACCCATCGTGTGCGCGTCAGCGCCCTCGGGAGCCTCGTCGATATCGACATCTCCGCCCATGGTACTCACTTTGACTTTTTTGGCCCGCTTCACATCGATATCTCCGCCGAAGGTCCTGGCCTTTATCTCTTTGCCTTCATAATCGAGGTTCAGGTCTCCGCCCAGAGTCGAGATGTTGACCTCATCGTCGTCATCCGATCCTTTAGATTTCCTGGAAGACTTCCTTCTTTTTACACCATCATAAGTAACGTCTCCACCCAGCGTGCTGCCTCTAAGGTCTCCGATGACGTCA
Coding sequences:
- a CDS encoding DUF4097 domain-containing protein, whose amino-acid sequence is MKKIIALTLLVLMVGLMMSADLSAASKRKAYKEKVITEEFDLKPGELIELDIETGGDIIIVGSDRDNVEVEIAISGRNMEDVEHEFDRTRSGLKIRLHFDRKFRRGKVDTRIYLRVPSKHDIKFETMGGDVEIEKVEGKISGKTMGGDIEFNHLKGEANVTTLGGDIRISDSELDGKVKTLGGDVRINDVIGDLRGSTLGGDVTYDGVKRRKSSRKSKGSDDDDEVNISTLGGDLNLDYEGKEIKARTFGGDIDVKRAKKVKVSTMGGDVDIDEAPEGADAHTMGGDITIESAGKYAKAKTMGGDIEIHSIDGWVVATTMGGDVTVRMVGDPAKGKRDVRIKSMGGDVEVTLPAGLSIDFDVEIAFTKNYRKKCEIISDFPIQIEETKEWKRKWGQKRKYIYGTGEVDGGEHTIKIRTINGNVRIKKD